CAGAACACATAAAATTGACTTCAACGAGTTAAACACACATATGTTTAGTACTGATTTACCAAATGAGTTTAAACTCATAGTTAAGTGTTGGATTTCAGAATTATTAAATAAATTCAAGACTACAACCGTAGTAAACCAATATTATCACTTCTTACTAGCATTTAAAGAAACCGATGGCTTCCAAAAAGAAACTGTTAATCAATTCATAGAATGGTTACATAAACCAAACATTCAAAACAACACTAAAATCTACTTAATAACTTCAATGTTGAATTTTTTTGACTATAGTGACCTTGAGGTTGGAGAGATTTTCATCCCTAAACTTCATGAAGTAAACTCTAAACTTAATTTTATTCATAGTGTTAGGCAACTTCCACCTTCAAAGGAAATACTGAAATTTTCTTATTACTTAGAAAAACATTTTGAAACAATTAAACAGCTAGAAGCAAAAGGCAGTTTAGATATAACAGTACAAAAGGAAAAGATTTTGTATTACCCTCTTTTAATCTGGTGGAAGCTTACCAATGTTATACCTATAAGAAGCGTAGAATTTGCTGCCATAAAAAGAAATTGCTTATCAGTCAACAATAATGAGTACTACATACATCTTCCAAGAAGAAAGGTACAATCAAACAATAAACGCAACATCCAAATACTTGATACTGTCGCTATATCAAAAGATATATATGATCTCATAAATAATTATATTAACGATACTCAATCATATGGTTATTCTAATACCCTAGTTTCGTATCCTTCTTTAATATGGACAGATTCATCCAATCAAAGAAAACGACAGAAAAGGGTTAGTACTGATTTTAATCGTGAGAATCTGCAAAGATTAATTACAAAATTTTACAAAGATGTACTTAATAAAACGTATAATTGTGATATTCCTAAAGAATATCATCTCAGCCCTAATGATACTAGACACCTTGCTTTCGTTTCTCTCATGATGCAAGGAATTTCTCCAGTTGAAATCGCAAGACTCGGCGGACATCAAACAATTAATGCACAATACCACTATTCATCTCATATAGAATATTGGATTGATAGTGAAGTATTTAAATTATTTTCCAAATTTAAATACTTGAAAGAAAATCAAGATAAAGGACAAACTTCAGATACTATAAATGATTCTTTTATCCCTAAAGAAATTCAATTAAAAGCATTTGCTCCCCCTACCTCTTCTTTCCAAGGAAAATTAAAAATAGGTTATTGTACAGATGCCTTGCAAAGATGCGAGTCTGAAGAATGTATGCTTTGTTCTCATTGGAGAATTAACACAAAAGAGCTTCTGGAAAAAGAAGAACTAATTAAAGAAATATTGTTTAAAAAAAGAAAGCATATCCATGAACTCTTTGCGTTTATAAAAAATTTACATTCAAATATTTTAAAAAACGAATTGATACAAATAAATCCTAATACATTAGGACGGCTAAAAACTACCTCAAAACAAATTCAAGCCGAGATAAGTAATTTAACAGCGCTACAAACTCTGAATTCAAAAGGAGGCATTTTTGATGAATAAATTGGGGCGTAAGGTAAAATTAACAGAGACTCAAGTAAAAGAAATAATCTATTTGTATAAAAAGGAAAAAAATGTATCAGGTCAGATTAAGTATTCGGATATCCATTATTTTTCTAATTATTTAGTTGAGCAAGGTCGATTAGATACACATACATCAGAATCTTTTTGGAGAAAACAAGGTCGCCTAGGTAGAGAATTAGTAGATGAAGCAAATGCTGTATTTACGCATCGACTTCCTATTTCAAATGATACAAAGAAAGCAGTTCCAAACATAGTAGATCTAGTTGATAAAAAATACGCCAATAAAGAGGCTTTAATTAATAGCTTACTTCCATTAGAAAAGCTAATTATTAAAGGAATACAAAAAGAAAACGAGCTTAAACAAAAAAATGAAGACTATAAAAAGCAACTCTCCATACAAAAAGAGAAATATAACAAATTACAAGAAAAGCAAAATCAGATTCAACTACTTTTATTTGATCTATATCATCACATATTAATGGAGTCTAGTCATAAAACCAAAGGAATGGCTATAAGAGCTATGGAAGAACTATTTACTAGTCCGATTGACTTTTTCGAGGAATTCAAAAAAACTAAGCCAGCAAACAATTCATCTAAGAATGTAATTTCGATTAATAGTAATAAAACTGAGAGGAAGTTATCAAATCGATTTAGAGACAAGTTTGATTAATTTTTTGTATACTAATTTCACTTCAAATAAAATATTATTACTTTTTACCACATTCCCCATTTATCGTGGGCAGGCAATGGTGTCTGATTCTCCTGTAAATTAGGTAGTGGAAATAATAAAAAATACTTTAAGCGGCTTGAATCCTGTACTCCAATGTAACTTAGCCGCTTTAATCTTTTCTTGGTAACGCTCATTATTATAAAACTATAACCATCTATTGCTTGTTGTACCGTCTTTAATTAGGGGAATTCTGTTAGGCTTATTATGAGGATTTTGAAAAAATATATTTATAACTAACACAGCAGGTTAGTGGAAGACCGGATAATTAAATTATATAGTTCCATTCCCAAAATGTTTTTTTACATAAATTCATTTATGTAAAGTGATATTTGACCAACATTGACCTTTCTGAACATTCGTGATATAATAGTTATAGTTAAAAATATCATATATTGAGCACTTACAAGTGTAACTACAGCCCCATCTATACCAGTAGCAATAAGCTTACTCCTGTTAGCAATTGTATTAAGAATTATTAGCTTAAAAACATTGACGGGAGAGATGTCTATGAAAAAATTACCTAGTCTTCTAAATGTAAAATTCCTTATATCTGTTGTATCGGAAACATTTTGGACAGGAGTATCTGGTATCGCTGTAAGTGCTGAGTATATGAGTAGATAAATTTAAAAAAGAAAGCTATTGTTTTGATCAATCTTTATTCAAAACAATAGCTTTTTATGTTGCTTTTAAATAAAGTTATGATGTTTATAAAAAAGACGCGATGTTTCAAAGAAAGTTGCGATAAAAAAGAAATTAATCTTTTGTTCAAAAAGATTAATTTCTTTTTTATGATTTAAATGTATTTTAACTTTATTATAAAAGAGCCCAAATCATAGCCTGTTTTTATTATAAATATAGCTGAAATTAGGGCTAGTGGATATTTAATAAATGGTTTTTTTAGGAACTCCTGTATATTTTTCATCTTGTAAACCTCCATTCTCGATTTATTCAACACCATTTATTGTAATCTCATTTTGAGAAATCATAACTTTTAAATGCTTTGTTATGACCATCATGTTATCAATAGCATATCTAATTAGACTCAATATGTCTTCTTCTATATTAAGTCCTTTTTTAAACGTTTCGCCCAAGTTATCAATATTCTCAATATCACTATTTTCAAAATCAAGATTAATTTTTGTAAACGTCATAACATAATCAGCCGTTTCAATATTTTCTATCATTTCTTTCATTAAAGTTTTATGAAGTTCTTTTGTCTTTTGAATATCCTCAAATACTACATTTTTATTAAATCCAAATCTTTCATATTCTTTATATGTTGTATTTAGAGGATGAGCAATTATATATGATCTAATCGCTTTGAAATAATCATATTTATCCCTATTTTCACTTTTAACACCATAAAACTCGTCTTTGTCGTTCTTTTTGTCATAGACTGTTAATGATTTTAACAAGTATTCTATTGATGTTAATATTTTGTCTGAAACTGATATTAATTCATACACATTAATATCATCATTTTTATTGTTTATATCTTGCAAAGCATAATTTATAACTGCTCTAGCCGACATAATTTTAGTGTTTATTTCAAAATGTTTATTTGCATCTTTTTCAAAGTAATCATTACACACTTGATTAAATTCATCAAATGCTTCTCTATTAATTTTCATTAATATAACAATCAAATCCTTCCATTAATTTATTCCTATAATATATATTTATAATCTATCATATTCACTTTTATATCAAGAATATTTTTGTTAATGTATTGCGTTTACCAAACTTTTACTAAAATTTTGAGTTACGCTGTTTTCCCCTTTTAATTAAAGAATTCCAAGTGAATTTTAATCAAACATTTTTATAAAAAAGAATGTTTATTTGAATAGAAAAGACTCCATTTTGATTAAGCTTTTTTCAAAACGGAGTCTTCTTATCTACCATATAATATAGGTTTGTGGAGCTTTTTTGATTAAACTTTATTACAAAGATACATTATGACATCAGCAAAAGGGGATTGTTGCCGTGTCCCAATCGATTAGGAGCTCAATAAACTGAAGTCCATAAAAAATCAGCTTAAATTCACATTTTTTTTACTAGTTCAAATTCATCTTTTCTGTCCCGTTTTTCTTTTGCCGCTTCAATATATTTCACGTAATCCTTCTTAAAATCATCTATATGAACTAGTGAAATATAAGAGTCTTTATCCTCATCAAATAGGTTGTTACAAGGGTTAGATTTATAGGCAGTTTTAATATTTAGGACATTTTTTCTCACAAGATTATCAAAATCTAGTATTACCTCACAATTTGATTCTTGATTACAAACACTACAAGTATGTGAGCTTTTACTTAATATTAGGTCTTTACTTTCATTTGTGTAAACAGCAACTACACCGTTTGTACGATTCTCATTTCGATCCTCCAAAGAATATCTTAACTCATCATATAACCAATCATCATATGCCCCCCAAATATCCTTCTTATAGGAAACAGCTTTAGGAGTTAACAATACAATTGTAACAGAGGTTTGTTTCAGTTTGTCGTATAGGTATTTCTGAATCGTGTCTTCGCTCATAGTACTTCTGTCCTCATTTTCGGATCTATTAAAGACTTCAGTTGATGATTCAATTAATTCTTCTAACTCTTCCTTTAAATCGTTACCATCACTAAAACGAAATGAAATAAATACGTTTGTCCCCATTCTGTCTACTCCTCTTTATTATACAATTTTAAACTTCTTTGGGTTTGTTTTATATTCTTTTAAGATAATCAAAATATCATCAATAAGCTGATCAATGCTTCGATTAGGACTGTTAAGATTATGATAGCTTTCTAAAATTTGGGAGTTCTCAGAAAAAGTAGTCGTTATTTTTCCTAGCTGATCTTCCCATATTTTTTTTGCAACGTATCCAGTTGAGCCTATAGATAAAACAAGTTGTCCTAACTCTCCAGCAATTCTTGCCTCTTCTTCAACACCAGGAGAGTTTTGTAATTCATTGCTCCCACTAACTTTTTTATTTCCGAAAACACATATTGTCACACCACATTCAGACAATATTTTCTCACGGTATGCACGTTTTTCAGGTACCGTTTGTTGTGTCGGGAAAGGTCTTATTACCAGCTGGGAGCCTACTCTTGTATGATTTAAAAGAGATTCTTGAATTAAAACACCAGTTACTACATTCCTACCAACTCCTAAGCCAAAACCAGATGATATTTCAAAGCCTTCAGTAAATAGTGCTTCTCCTAACCTTACACAAAACTTGTCAGCTTGTTTTAAAGCATCATTACCGGTTTTTCCAAGAAAATTATCAACTTCTTCGTATGCCCCAGATACAAATACTTTAGTCGATAAGTACTTTCTTTTAATTGAGTCTAGTAATTGAGTCATCTCATCATAGGAATCAACCAATATTGCCTTAATACCATATCTTAATAAATCCGCTACTCTTAATCGCTGTTTATTAATTCTGTATTCTAGTTCCCTAGCTTTTTCTTTTGGGTCATCAAACTGATCAAATTCAGGATCACCCTCACTAATCTTTTTCAACAAACAGTAGTGTCGACGGGGATTACCCTCTAACATAATTCGAACTTTAGATAAAATACTTTCTAAGTTAGGGTCATCAAAACTAAATCCAATAAACAAAAATGTATTACTAAGTAAATCTGTCTGAAGAGTCTTGGTAAAAAGTTCATTCTTCTTATCATAAATTTCATAATCATCTTTAAGTAACACCGTACTACTTGGGATTCCAATATCACCATGCATTTTGTAAATAGTAGTTTCAGAAAAATCTATTTCAGTAGCCATATCTTCAATGGACTTTTTTACATCAATCACTTTATTGTCATCTAAATATGCCTTTTCTAAGAAATCGTCATAGTTTGTCGTCCAAATTTTTCGTATGGGCAATGATCTTATTATTTCATGATTTTTATTTATCTTTCCTTCGCGAGCAATCTTATTCTTTAAAAGATTAGTTATAGTTTGCTTAGTACCTGACTCATTATAGATATATTGAGCAACTGATATCAAATCATTTTCTTTCGATATGTCTAACCCGATGGACTCAGCTTCCTCTCTAAGTAAATCACTCCAGCTGATTCCACCAGATGGAATCGAAACTCCTGCACCAGCAAATATTGCAGCTCTACCGTTATTTAAGGCTCTTACATATGAATTTACAAAGTTCTTTTTATCTCTTTCAATAACTGTCATTATCTCTAAAACACCTCCTGCAAAAATACAGATTCCTCTTTATTTTAATTGCGTTACTGTATCTAAAACTCAATAATTTAGCGTAACTCATCTGCCAAAGGCACAATGACTTCATCTAATGTCTTTCTCCACTGACGCTTCATTTCTGGTCCGTATTTCAATGGTTTTGCATCTGGATGTATGGCTTTATACTTATCAAATTGCTTGCTATTGATGATTCCCCTAATATTCGGAATAGGGTCTGATCCTATCACATATTGAATCGCGGATAAATGCAGCTCATTTCCCTCCACAAACCAAGTATTAGCAAATTCTTTAATCGCTTTATCATAGGATTCGGTGAAGAAGCGTCGTTTAACTACAAGAATATCTTCCTCTGAATCTATTTTTTTAGTATCAATAGCGTTTAACATCGCACGGTACACGTCTTTAACAATTTCTAATTTCTTCAGCTTTTGAAGCGCTTTTTCGATCTCGTCACGGATATTCTGATTATTGGCTGAGTATGTTCCTAATAGTCGGTCAATGTAGGTTGAGTCAATATCATAGACCTTAATTGCATTTTCTCCATAGAATTCAATGCCCGAGAAATCTGGACCCGGTCCATCTTGGGCCCCTTCATCTACTAATGAACCCTTAACCGTGTTGTATACACCAATATATTCTTCTAAGGTATTTATCTGTTCTTGAAGTACTTTTGATTTCTCCATATCATCGTTGTACTCATCATATGTAACTAAAGCTTCGTAGGTATTATTTAGCTCTTGGAAAGCTTTCACAAATTCAATTCGGATTTCAAGAGGTGAGTGCTCGTTAATATCGGTCGGATTTGGAACTAACGTTGTTAACAATTTGTGAGCCTTCTTAAAACGTTTCTTCGATTCATCATAAGTTGGATAAACAAGATCAGATTCCTCTTGTGCTTCAGAATATAACTTCGTGGCATCCTTAACATTTTGTTCCATTGTCGAAGGTTTCCGGAATGTCACAATCAATCCTTTTGTCTTTCCTGGATAGGTACGATTGGTTCGAGAAAAGGCTTGGATCAAATTTGCATAACTTAAATTTCGATCCACAAATAACGTTTGAATCGTTGGTGCATCAAACCCGGTCAATAAACGGTCTACAACAATGACTAAGTCAATTTGTTTTCCAAACTCTTTGAACTCTGCCTTCTTACGAGCTAAGCGATTGTTGATATCGCCATTATATCGTTCAATATCTTCTATTGACCAAGCGGTGTGATAATAATCGTTATAGTCCTTAATAATGTCTTTCATTTCATCTTGAATTTGTTTGGAATTATCCTCATTTTCTTGTATCGAATAGGTGATAGCAATCCGTGGAAAATCTGGATCTTCAATCGTACGCCCCGTTCGAATCGGATTTCCCGCAAATTCTTTCGTCAACCATTCTGGATCTTTGGTCATTTCCTTGATTGCCTGATAGTAACGTTTCGCCATATTGATGGAACTCGTTGTTAAAATAGCAGACTTTTGCGGGCGACCGTTTTGGAAGTCAAATTTTGTATAGGCATTATCTGGTCGAAAAATCTTATGAATGACTTTTTGAATATGTTCATCACTTTCGAAAGAAGATGGTTCAAGATATGCTTCCTTTTTCTATACCATCCATTTGATCAATAATGCCATTAATTTCATCATCACTAAAATGAGCGTATTTTTCATTTTGACGCATTTGAGCAAAAATATAATTATTTAATGATACTGGTTCAATCGTATCCTCGTGCTCTACTTGAAATCCTAAAACAGCCCCATCATCTAACGCATTCTTAATGGTATAGGTATGCAAGACTTCTCCATATTGATCACGAGTGGTGCGAGCTAATCGACCTTTAGCTTGCTTTTTATTTACATCAAATATCGGCGTACCCGTAAATCCAAACCATGTAGAATTAGGGAAAAATCTTTTAATCTCTTCCATCCCTTCTGCGCTTAACGCTCGATGGCATTCATCCACGACAAAGACAATATGTTGCCCCAGTAATTCCTTAAAACGGTGGGTTCCTTTTTGTTCCTCTTGTCTTTGGGCATAACGCAAGGCAGCCTCTAACTTTTGCCGAGTGGTAATAATCACTGTATTGGAATTAGCATCAGATAGTAGAGTATCACTTAGCTCTTTCGCACTTCCGGTTCCGACAATCAAGCTATTAGACTTGGCATTACCAGAAGAAATACCGGTATTAAACTCGGAAGCAAATTTGGTAAATTCTGTTGTAGTTTGATTATCCAAGTCTTTTCGGTCAATCAGCATAATTGTGCGGTCCACACCTGGTTTACGAGCCAATAACTTCGTAGAAACAAAACTTGTCAACGTTTTTCCTGAACCAGTCGCATGCCAAACATATCCTGATTCATGTTTCGTGGTAGATGTAAATAAGGCTTCAATCGCATGAATTTGATAAGGGTGTAAGACCATTAAGGCTTTATTGTCTTGATCCTCACTCACAATCGTGTAATTGGCAATCAAGCGATGTGCATCTGGAATATTTAAGACTTGTTTCACAAATTCATAGAGATTGTCTACTTTTCGATTGTCTGTTGTTCGCCAGCTAAAGATAAATTTCTTATGCATGTCTTTTGGCATCGTATTAGCAAAATAGCGAGTCGTTTGTTCGTTGGAAATGACAAATAACTGAAGAGTAGAAAAAATATTATTTCTAAACATCCCTTCTTCTGCGTATTTCTTGATTTGATTATAGGCCTGGAATACGCCGTCTTTGGCACTCACCTGTTTCAATTCAATTTGAACAATTGGCAATCCATTGATTAAGAGTGTCACGTCAAATCGGCGATCACGCCCATCAACGTTTACCTTTTGTTTCGCAATCTGATGAACAACTTCGTAAGTAGATATTCCACCACCAATATCTTGATTGGAATACAACACCAACGACATAGAACCCAGAGATACATCTTCACGTTCAATCGTAATCCGAGAGATTCCATTCTCCCCTTTAAGCCATCTAGCAGCATCAAAAGGTGTCCGTGTTTTCGATAGTAATTCTGTTTTAATGATGTCAAATTCTTTATCAGAAATTGGATGTTCCCCAATTTCTGATAAGTTATTTTGAGTAATCTTTTGTCGCAAGTTCTTCCATAGGTCTTCTTCGGATTTTAAATCTGGACGATAATTCCACTGATTATGACCTTCTCCTAGCACTTCAATCAGGCGACGTTCTACTTCAGCTTCATCATTATGTGGTATCTGTGTCATGTTTCTCCCTCTCTTCTATCCCCTTAGGCAAACATCTTTTGTAGGAATGCTTTTTTCGTTTCTTTTAAGGCATCTAATTCACGCTGATGAAGAGCGATAGCGTCATCCAGTTGTTTAAAAAAGTTACCAATCATTTTTTGTTCTTCGTATTTTGGAATATCAACCAGAAATTTTTTCATCTCGGATGCCAAAATATGCTTTATAGTATTACCAGTTGTGATGTTATTCAATTTCTTTTTTGATTTATGGGTTTGAAACTGATAATTTAAGAAGTATGGATCAGCTTTTTCTCGATAGTTTGAAAACATAATCAAAGCATGAGCAGCAGTATTATCTAATTCTTCAGGAATCACTGCTGTATGTCCAACATGTCCAGATTGAACCATAACTAAGTCACCAGTATGAAGCCAGTTATTTTTTTGCTTTTCGTAAAATTCATCATTGATGAACACTTCTGTATTTCTATTTATCTGTCCATCCTTAACATTATTTGATTCTAAATAAAAATGACCATCTTCCACATAATATGGCGTTGCTGTACCAACAAAAGCATTTCTGATTTTTTCGTAAATACTTTCTAACTTACGCTGCTCCCAATCTCCAGTAAATCCTGGGAACCGAACTTCTGGCACGGACTCCCCCTCTTTTGGAAACATTTTTTGCAAGAATCCCTTTTTTGTTTGTTTGAGGGTGGTTAGTTCTTGCTGATGAAGAGCGATCATGTCGTCTAGTTGTTTTAAAAAGTTACCGATTTGGGTTTGTTCTACCAGGTTAGGGATTAAATGAAGAGTCTCAAAAAAATCGCTCACACTTATGTTTAGAAGACCATGATTACGTGCACCTTCTACAGATATCATAGATACTTCTTTATGCCACACTGCCGATTCAAAATAATGAGTTAGGAAATCACTAGAAACGGAATAATTTAACGGTCTAAAGCATATATATAAACTGGATAATACACCCTTATCATGTTTTTCGAGTCTTTTAATTGCACCATATGGATAACCGTTTGAATAACTCTTGTTGTAAGCAAACTCCCCTTTGTATAATAAGTAATATCCCTCTAAATTAGTACTAGCCACTGTTTTATTAAAATAGGTTTCTTGGTCAACTAATCCATACTGGGCCGATATTGTCAAAGGAAGCCTAGATTCACCTTTTTTGTTTTTTCTTGTAACTCTTTCCACTAATTCAGTTAAGGGTTTCTTTCCCCAATTCCCAGTAAATCCCGCAAACCGAATCTCTGGTATATGGTTATTTTTCACGATTAAACACCTCTAATGCACCCTTGATCCATTCTGCGTTTTCTTCATCAAATTGTAGCGAAGAAATCATGTCGTATAAATTGGATTCTAGTTCTGCTTTTTCTTTTCGAATTTCTTGAATTGTTGAGCCAATTGCAGCCATATCTACAGGTGCTTCTTCCTCAAAAGTATCTACATTATCGGGGAATGTTTAAATTGAACTCATTTTCTTTGATTTCATCAAAGGTAGCAACGTGGGCATATTTCTCCACATCTTCACGCTTCTTATACGTTTCAACAATCTTATCAATATGTTCTTTGAAGAGTTTATTTTGGTTCTTTCCTTTTATAAACTCCTTGCTTGCATCAATGAATAACACATCACGAGTGGCACGATTCTTCTTCAAGATTATGACTGTTGTTGGAATTGATGTCCCAAAGAATAAGTTTGCTGGCATACCAATAACAGCATCAATACTTCCATCTTCTAGTAATTTCTTACGAATCACACCTTCTGCAGCTCCACGGAACAGTA
This DNA window, taken from Bacillus cereus ATCC 14579, encodes the following:
- a CDS encoding TIR domain-containing protein, which codes for MGTNVFISFRFSDGNDLKEELEELIESSTEVFNRSENEDRSTMSEDTIQKYLYDKLKQTSVTIVLLTPKAVSYKKDIWGAYDDWLYDELRYSLEDRNENRTNGVVAVYTNESKDLILSKSSHTCSVCNQESNCEVILDFDNLVRKNVLNIKTAYKSNPCNNLFDEDKDSYISLVHIDDFKKDYVKYIEAAKEKRDRKDEFELVKKM
- a CDS encoding SIR2 family protein, with amino-acid sequence MTVIERDKKNFVNSYVRALNNGRAAIFAGAGVSIPSGGISWSDLLREEAESIGLDISKENDLISVAQYIYNESGTKQTITNLLKNKIAREGKINKNHEIIRSLPIRKIWTTNYDDFLEKAYLDDNKVIDVKKSIEDMATEIDFSETTIYKMHGDIGIPSSTVLLKDDYEIYDKKNELFTKTLQTDLLSNTFLFIGFSFDDPNLESILSKVRIMLEGNPRRHYCLLKKISEGDPEFDQFDDPKEKARELEYRINKQRLRVADLLRYGIKAILVDSYDEMTQLLDSIKRKYLSTKVFVSGAYEEVDNFLGKTGNDALKQADKFCVRLGEALFTEGFEISSGFGLGVGRNVVTGVLIQESLLNHTRVGSQLVIRPFPTQQTVPEKRAYREKILSECGVTICVFGNKKVSGSNELQNSPGVEEEARIAGELGQLVLSIGSTGYVAKKIWEDQLGKITTTFSENSQILESYHNLNSPNRSIDQLIDDILIILKEYKTNPKKFKIV
- a CDS encoding restriction endonuclease subunit S encodes the protein MKNNHIPEIRFAGFTGNWGKKPLTELVERVTRKNKKGESRLPLTISAQYGLVDQETYFNKTVASTNLEGYYLLYKGEFAYNKSYSNGYPYGAIKRLEKHDKGVLSSLYICFRPLNYSVSSDFLTHYFESAVWHKEVSMISVEGARNHGLLNISVSDFFETLHLIPNLVEQTQIGNFLKQLDDMIALHQQELTTLKQTKKGFLQKMFPKEGESVPEVRFPGFTGDWEQRKLESIYEKIRNAFVGTATPYYVEDGHFYLESNNVKDGQINRNTEVFINDEFYEKQKNNWLHTGDLVMVQSGHVGHTAVIPEELDNTAAHALIMFSNYREKADPYFLNYQFQTHKSKKKLNNITTGNTIKHILASEMKKFLVDIPKYEEQKMIGNFFKQLDDAIALHQRELDALKETKKAFLQKMFA
- a CDS encoding tyrosine-type recombinase/integrase, which gives rise to MNIIKLGINEEIIEALSESSFSLLTTIEESKSTLQQLKKLDLLISGEFDDDLWLLANPNSKGRTHKIDFNELNTHMFSTDLPNEFKLIVKCWISELLNKFKTTTVVNQYYHFLLAFKETDGFQKETVNQFIEWLHKPNIQNNTKIYLITSMLNFFDYSDLEVGEIFIPKLHEVNSKLNFIHSVRQLPPSKEILKFSYYLEKHFETIKQLEAKGSLDITVQKEKILYYPLLIWWKLTNVIPIRSVEFAAIKRNCLSVNNNEYYIHLPRRKVQSNNKRNIQILDTVAISKDIYDLINNYINDTQSYGYSNTLVSYPSLIWTDSSNQRKRQKRVSTDFNRENLQRLITKFYKDVLNKTYNCDIPKEYHLSPNDTRHLAFVSLMMQGISPVEIARLGGHQTINAQYHYSSHIEYWIDSEVFKLFSKFKYLKENQDKGQTSDTINDSFIPKEIQLKAFAPPTSSFQGKLKIGYCTDALQRCESEECMLCSHWRINTKELLEKEELIKEILFKKRKHIHELFAFIKNLHSNILKNELIQINPNTLGRLKTTSKQIQAEISNLTALQTLNSKGGIFDE